Part of the Candidatus Methylomirabilota bacterium genome is shown below.
GCGCGCGGGGTGGGCTTCACTCCAGCATCGTCCGGACCTGCGGCCAGCAGCGCCGCCGAGGCCGTGGGCTCGGGGAGCACGCGGCCGTACGCGACCACGCGCTCGCGCCACCGGGCGCGCGGAGCCAACACGCCATGGCAGATGAGCAGGTTGGTTTCCGGCCTGGGCGTCATCGCCGCCAACCGTTCCAGGAATTCCAGCGGCTCGAACACCAGCTCCCGCGTGCCGTCGCGCCAGGCCGTCTTCAACTCGAGCCCGACGCGGCCGTCGCTCCGCAGCCGCAGGCGCTCCTGTGCGAAGGGCGGACGTAATACATAGCGGCACAGACGCTCCAGCCCCGCCCGATCGTTCGCCGACACCCACACGTTGGCGTGCAGGTCGAAGCCCTCCAGGTGCGCTTGCCGCGGCCCGCGCGAGGTCACGGCCGCCGCGTCGCGCCCGGCGCCGAGCCGTCGCACTCGCGCCCCCGCGCGCGAGCCCAGCGCCACCCGCCCCTGGACCGAGGTGGGGGCGGGCGGCCTCGCGCTCGTCGATCACGTGATGTGGCCCGGGGAGGGCGGTGGTTCTGGGTGTCCTTGGCGTGTGGCCGGAGCTGGATGGTCCTCCTCGCCCGCAGAGCGCATCGAGTTCCTGATGTAGCACAGGGAATGCTCAGCGAACGTAAGCAGGGGCATGTTTGAGTGGCGTGCTGTCTCTCGTGTGGTCGTCCTCGGCGCGTGCATTCGCCAACGGTTCGGCACACAATCGGGATCGCCTGAGTCACCTTCGGATCGAGGCCGGTCGGGCGGCTCACCGCGGCTGCCTGGGGGGAAACGTGAGCGAGTATCTCTTGCGTCGGCTCGTCTACTTCGTGCCGTTGCTCTTCCTGGTCACGGTGGTGACTTTTTCCGTGGCCTTGCTCTTGCCTGGCGATCCCGCCCTGGCCTACATCGGCGAAGCCAACATGCGTGACAAGGTGATGTACGAGACCATGCGCAAGGAGCTGGGACTGGATCAGCCGATCCCCGTGCAGTATGCCAAGTGGCTGGGCCGCGTGGTGCGAGGGGATTTCGGGCGATCCATCCGGACGCGCGAGCCCGCCCTGGAGGGACTGCTGGCCCGCTTTCCCGTGACGCTTCAGCTCACCGCGATGGCCATGGTCATCGCCCTCCTGCTCGCGGTGCCCGTAGGCATTCTCTCCGCCGTGCGTCCCAACTCCAATGCCGACAAGGCGGGCACCGTGCTGGCCATGAGTGGCGTGGCGATTCCGGATTTCTGGCTGGGCATCATGCTCATCTACGTCTTCTCCGTCTGGCTCAAGATGTTGCCGCCATCCGGCTACGTGCCGCTTTCGCAGGGTCTGGGGCCCAGCCTGCAGGCGATGGTGCTGCCGGCCCTCTCGCTGGGAATGGCCCTCTCGGCCGTGGTGATGCGCCAGCTTCGCTCCGCGCTGATCGAGGTCCTGCAGCAGGAATACGTCATGGTGGCCAGGGCGAAAGGGCTAAGGGAAACGGTTGTCGTCGGACGGCACGCACTCAGGAACGCGCTGATTCCCGTGGTCACCGTCATCGGCCTTCAGACGGGGCGACTGTTCGGGGGCGCGGTTGTCGTGGAGACCATCTTCGCGCTCCCCGGGCTGGGCCGCCTGGCCGCCGATTCCATCTTCTTCCGGGACTTTCCCATGCTGCAGGGGGTGGTGCTCATCCTGGCCCTGGCGGTGTTGCTGGCCAACCTGTTCACCGATTTCCTCTACGCCTTCATAGATCCGCGCATTCGCTACCGGTAGCGGGAGGACGATCGTGGGCTGGCTCCGCGCGGTTCTGACCAGGGCACTACAGACCCGTGGGGCGGGCTTCGGGCTGGTGGTCGTCGCTCTCGTGCTCTTCGTCGCCCTGAGCGCGGACGTGATCGCTCCCTACAATCCCGATCAGGCCCAACGAGCCGGGGTCCTGACCGCCCCCGCCCTCGCTCATTGGCTCGGCACCGACCAGCTGGGCCGGGATGTGCTGAGCCGCATCATCCACGGCGCGCGCACGTCGGTGCAGGCCGGCGTCGTCTCGGTGGGGTTCGCGCTCCTCGCGGGTGTGTCCATAGGACTGCTCGCGGGATACCACGGCGGCTGGATCGACGACGTGCTGGTGCTCCTCGTGGACGCTCTGTGGTCGTTCCCCACCTTGGTGCTGGCCCTGGCCATCGCGGCCAGCCTGGGGCCCGGCCTCACCAACGCCATGCTGGCCATCGGCGTCGTGTTCACCCCGATCTTTGCTCGGCTGGTGCGCGGGCAGACCCTCTCCGTGCGCGAGCGCGACTTCGTCGTGGCGGCGCGGGCGCTCGGCGCCGGGCCCGGGCGCATCATGCTCCGCCACATCTGGCCGAACGTGACCGCGCCGATCATCGTACAGACATCGCTGCTGGTGGCGTCCGCCATCGTCGTCGAGGCCGCCCTCAGCTTCCTCGGCCTCGGCATCGAGCCACCCACGTCCAGCTGGGGATCGATGCTCAAGGCGGGCTATCAATACATGCAGCAGGCGCCGTGGCTCTCCTTCGCGCCGGGCACGGCCATCTTCGTCACCGTCCTCGCCTTCAATCTACTGGGAGACGGCTTGCGTCGCGGCCTCGACCCTCGGCTGCGACAGCAAGGCTGGAGTTAAGATTAGCCTGGATTATTCGCGAGACCACGCCACCCTGATCTACTCAGCCCTCGCCTCAGGGCTGCGCCCTTCAGCTCGAACTGCGGCCCTCTCCCTCGGAGAGGGAGAGGG
Proteins encoded:
- a CDS encoding ABC transporter permease → MGWLRAVLTRALQTRGAGFGLVVVALVLFVALSADVIAPYNPDQAQRAGVLTAPALAHWLGTDQLGRDVLSRIIHGARTSVQAGVVSVGFALLAGVSIGLLAGYHGGWIDDVLVLLVDALWSFPTLVLALAIAASLGPGLTNAMLAIGVVFTPIFARLVRGQTLSVRERDFVVAARALGAGPGRIMLRHIWPNVTAPIIVQTSLLVASAIVVEAALSFLGLGIEPPTSSWGSMLKAGYQYMQQAPWLSFAPGTAIFVTVLAFNLLGDGLRRGLDPRLRQQGWS
- a CDS encoding transposase, which encodes MRRLGAGRDAAAVTSRGPRQAHLEGFDLHANVWVSANDRAGLERLCRYVLRPPFAQERLRLRSDGRVGLELKTAWRDGTRELVFEPLEFLERLAAMTPRPETNLLICHGVLAPRARWRERVVAYGRVLPEPTASAALLAAGPDDAGVKPTPRAWTWAALMHRAFAIDVLACAHWGGRLRLIATLHDPAVIRKILAHVGIGPSGPSPGPAPPKSGAATP
- a CDS encoding ABC transporter permease; this encodes MSEYLLRRLVYFVPLLFLVTVVTFSVALLLPGDPALAYIGEANMRDKVMYETMRKELGLDQPIPVQYAKWLGRVVRGDFGRSIRTREPALEGLLARFPVTLQLTAMAMVIALLLAVPVGILSAVRPNSNADKAGTVLAMSGVAIPDFWLGIMLIYVFSVWLKMLPPSGYVPLSQGLGPSLQAMVLPALSLGMALSAVVMRQLRSALIEVLQQEYVMVARAKGLRETVVVGRHALRNALIPVVTVIGLQTGRLFGGAVVVETIFALPGLGRLAADSIFFRDFPMLQGVVLILALAVLLANLFTDFLYAFIDPRIRYR